In Xiphophorus maculatus strain JP 163 A chromosome 18, X_maculatus-5.0-male, whole genome shotgun sequence, a single genomic region encodes these proteins:
- the LOC111612012 gene encoding uncharacterized protein LOC111612012 produces the protein MDHWLILLMLLTTIQPLSATATSCKKEITIQSCPKAWIIKDNKINGKDVLTVACGPRFKNNFKLVLRALPRDCSWPNAGTYPCLEVVVKGNTYKMCKICCQKHSCSAPNFCKDCKERKELFFNLTDSPVKIEIKDSTCELSETESTFDETSSSLQLFNETKSWIEALNYCDQLSFSLVEITNQTVWDELKNILVNKAELQKGVWVGLERSIFGTNIKWQWTSGAKAEQPEWISSFPANGLNNHCGKIVWSNQSNNIQLLDANCHDELPFICQDTTVMPEN, from the exons CAACCATCCAGCCACTCTCTGCTACAGCAACATCCTGTAAAAAGGAAATCACAATTCAAAGTTGCCCAAAGGCATGGATAATCAAGGACAACAAAATTAATGGCAAAGACGTTTTGACAGTTGCATGTGGTCCgcgttttaaaaataacttcaaactGGTATTAAGAGCTTTACCAAGGGATTGTTCTTGGCCAAATGCCGGTACCTACCCGTGCCTTGAAGTTGTGGTAAAAG GAAACActtacaaaatgtgcaaaatatgcTGCCAAAAACATTCATGCTCTGCTCCAAATTTTTGCAAGGACTGTAAAGAGAG AAAAGAGTTATTCTTTAATTTAACTGATTCACCagttaaaatagaaattaagGATTCTACCTGTGAACTGTCTGAAACTGAAAGTACTTTTGATGAAACAA GTTCATCTCTGCAGTtgtttaatgaaacaaaaagttgGATTGAAGCCTTGAATTACTGCGATCAACTGAGTTTCTCTCTGGTCGAAATAACTAACCAGACAGTTTGGGACGAGCTAAAGAACATCTTGGTAAACAAGGCAGAATTGCAGAAAGGGGTCTGGGTCGGCCTCGAGCGGTCCATTTTTGGCACCAACATAAAGTGGCAGTGGACATCGGGAGCCAAAGCTGAACAGCCTGAGTGGATCAGCAGTTTTCCGGCTAATGGTCTCAACAATCACTGTGGAAAGATTGTCTGGAGTAATCAGTCAAACAACATCCAGCTGCTTGATGCCAACTGCCATGACGAATTACCCTTCATCTGCCAAG ATACGACTGTGATGCctgaaaactaa